A region of Labeo rohita strain BAU-BD-2019 chromosome 2, IGBB_LRoh.1.0, whole genome shotgun sequence DNA encodes the following proteins:
- the mep1bb gene encoding meprin A subunit beta, with product MGPGATAHTLLFLMHFSYLFGCEATQRVTEYNVDGGKEDLFDINEDAGLDLFEGDIVYDEKSGRNSIIGDEYRWPKVIPYYLEDDLDINAKGVILKAFEQYRLKSCIDYKPWSGEENYISVFKGNGCFSSVGNRRVGKQRLSIGSGCDRIATIEHEFLHVLGFWHEQSRSDRDDYVSIIWDRITEGKEHNFNKYNDSTSSTLNVPYDYRSMMHYSKKAFQSGAEPTIVTKIPAFSDVIGQRMEFSDSDLLKLNRLYNCSSSSTFLDSCDFELENICGMIQSRENDANANWQRVSRAAGGPDTDYTNMGRCDGKGYFMHFSTASGPEGNRALLESRVLYPKRGFQCLQFFLYNSGHINDQLRIWTREYDTANPNGTLRLIQQVEAPPGDQWQLHHISLNVSRKFRVVFEGIKGSGSAGGLSLDDINLSETSCPEHVWRIKDFKSVLENTPMDVAIYSPRFTSKDGYSFQMGLYPGGKAGYPGELGAYAHLTSGAGAVDDGLVWPARWKQMTMMLMDQNADIRKRMNNQRSVTTDPTMTVEGTDDFFWDDPRKVGVKVTEGDGTEYFRGPGAGTAVFLTQARALSRDFIKGGDAIFLLTMEDISHLVVSQPLPSTTTIPPDNSTSFSTSSSAAPPDPCVSVHCENDGVCVLDAAGQAVCRCVVGQDWWHYGDRCQFKSSTQSSVLTAAVASVAVFVFMLMVTVVSVVCVKKQQKKVQLDGEGITMKNVNSFKI from the exons ATGGGGCCCGGGGCCACGGCACACACGCTTCTCTTTCTTATGCATTTCTCATATCTCTTCGGCTGTGAG GCAACACAACGAGTGACCG AATATAATGTTGATGGCGGTAAAGAGGATCTGTTTGATATCAATGAAG ATGCAGGTCTTGATCTTTTTGAGGGAGATATTGTGTATGATGAA AAATCGGGGAGAAATTCTATAATTGGTGATGAATACAGATGGCCAAAAGTGATTCCTTATTACCTTGAGGATGATTTGG ATATCAATGCAAAAGGTGTAATCCTGAAGGCCTTTGAACAGTATCGACTGAAGTCATGCATCGACTACAAACCATGGAGTGGAGAAGAAAACTACATCTCCGTATTTAAAGGCAACGG CTGCTTTTCATCAGTGGGGAATCGGCGTGTCGGCAAACAGCGGCTGTCCATTGGCAGTGGATGTGATCGTATCGCGACCATCGAGCATGAGTTCCTCCACGTGTTAGGCTTCTGGCACGAGCAGTCGCGCTCTGACCGTGATGATTATGTCTCCATCATCTGGGACCGCATTACTGAAG GCAAGGAGCATAACTTCAACAAATACAACGACAGCACATCAAGCACACTGAACGTTCCCTACGACTACAGATCCATGATGCATTACAGCAAGAAAGCCTTCCAGAGCGGCGCTGAGCCCACCATCGTCACCAAGATCCCGGCCTTCAGCGACGTCATCGGTCAGCGCATGGAGTTCAGCGACAGCGACCTGCTCAAACTCAACAGACTCTACAACTGCT CCAGCTCCTCCACATTTCTGGACTCCTGTGATTTCGAGTTGGAGAACATCTGTGGAATGATCCAGAGCCGTGAAAATGACGCTAACGCGAACTGGCAGCGTGTTTCCAGAGCCGCAGGCGGACCAGACACCGACTACACCAACATGGGACGCTGCGACG GAAAGGGTTACTTCATGCACTTCAGCACTGCGAGCGGGCCGGAGGGGAACAGGGCTCTGCTGGAGAGCAGGGTTCTTTACCCCAAACGTGGATTTCAGTGTCTGCAGTTCTTCCTCTATAACAGCGGCCACATTAACGATCAGCTGAGGATCTGGACACGAGAATACGACACCGCAAACCCCAACGGGACCCTGCGGCTCattcagcaggttgaag CACCTCCTGGTGACCAGTGGCAGCTCCATCACATCAGTCTGAATGTCTCCAGAAAGTTTCGAGTGGTTTTCGAGGGAATCAAAGGGAGCGGGAGCGCCGGCGGACTCTCGCTAGACGACATCAACCTCTCAGAGACCAGCTGTCCTGAACACGTGTGGAGGATCAAGGACTTCAAGAGCGTCCTGGAGAACACGCCGATGGACGTCGCCATATACAGCCCGCGCTTCACGTCGAAAGACGGCTACAGCTTCCAGATGGGCCTGTATCCCGGCGGAAAAGCCGGATACCCGGGAGAGCTGGGAGCGTATGCTCACCTGACATCAGGAGCCGGTGCAGTGGATGACGGTCTGGTCTGGCCCGCACGCTGGAAACAGATGACCATGATGCTGATGGACCAGAACGCAGACATTCGCAAACGCATGAACAACCAGAGGAGCGTCACCACCGACCCCACCATGACTGTGGAAG GAACTGACGATTTTTTCTGGGACGATCCACGTAAAGTAGGCGTGAAGGTAACAGAAGGCGACGGGACGGAGTATTTCCGTGGTCCTGGCGCTGGAACGGCTGTTTTCCTCACTCAGGCCAGAGCGCTGAGCCGAGACTTCATCAAGGGCGGAGACGCCATCTTCCTCCTCACGATGGAGG ATATCTCTCATCTGGTTGTTTCACAGCCCTTGCCCTCCACAACCACCATTCCACCTGACAACAGCACCTCCTTCAGCACCTCCTCCAGCGCTGCTCCTCCTGACCCGTGTGTGTCCGTACACTGTGAGAATGACGGCGTGTGTGTGCTGGACGCCGCAGGACAGGCCGTGTGCAG gtgtgTGGTGGGACAGGACTGGTGGCATTACGGCGACAGGTGTCAGTTCAAGAGCTCGACTCAGAGCAGCGTGCTGACGGCTGCGGTGGCGTCTGTGGCCGTGTTTGTGTTCATGCTGATGGTGACGGTGGTCAGTGTGGTCTGTGTGAAGAAACAACAGAAGAAAGTGCAGCTGGATGGAGAAGGAATCACCATGAAGAACGTGAACTCGTTCAAAATATGA